One Clostridia bacterium DNA segment encodes these proteins:
- the lon gene encoding endopeptidase La has product MAKSERWGLREIPLLPLRGVLVFPYMVIHLDVGRERSVNAIDEAMIRDREILLVMQKEAQTDEPGEDDLYRVGTVAEIKQLLKLPGGTLRVLVEGLRRAKIVSYLAYDPYIRVEVEEQEEDEPKTPEIEALMRTLVASFENYVKASKKIPPEAVVSVVTLEDPGRLADVVASHLSLKLSDRQELLEAISVKERLEILCRILSQEMEILELERKINLRVRKQMEKTQKEYYLREQMKAIQKELGEKDERASETEELRQKIAEAKLPKEVEEKALKEVERLEKMPPMVAEATVVRNYLDWLLSLPWNYQTRDRLDIAAAEKVLDEDHYGLREVKDRILEYLAIRKLAKKIKGPILCFVGPPGVGKTSLAKSIARAMDRKFVRISLGGTRDEAEIRGHRRTYVGALPGRIIQGMKQAGSKNPVFLLDEIDKLGTDFRGDPASALLEVLDPEQNHMFSDHYIESPFDLSKVLFITTANVEYSIPRPLLDRMEVIRLPGYTEEEKVKIAELHLIPKQIKEHGLKPSQLSISENAIRKIIREYTREAGVRNLEREIAAICRKTARDIVAKKIKSQKVTASTVEVLLGAPRYRLGLAEEADQVGVATGLAVTEAGGDILSVEVTVVPGKGGFTLTGKLGDVMKESAQAGLSYVRSRADQLGIDKNFHEKNDIHIHVPEGAIPKDGPSAGITMACALTSALTGRPVRRDTAMTGEITLRGRVLSVGGIKEKVLAAHRAGAKVVILPKDNSKNLEEVPANIKRKLKFVLVEHMDEVIANALYPEPSQEEADREREPASAQGAEMVQPQL; this is encoded by the coding sequence ATGGCCAAATCAGAAAGGTGGGGATTGAGAGAGATACCGCTCTTGCCTTTAAGAGGGGTTTTGGTTTTTCCTTATATGGTCATTCACCTGGACGTGGGCCGGGAGCGTTCCGTCAATGCCATCGATGAAGCCATGATCCGCGACCGGGAGATCCTGTTGGTGATGCAAAAGGAAGCGCAGACCGATGAGCCGGGCGAAGATGACCTATACCGGGTCGGGACCGTGGCCGAAATTAAGCAGCTGCTAAAGCTCCCGGGCGGCACCCTGCGGGTACTGGTAGAGGGCCTGCGCCGGGCCAAGATCGTCAGTTACCTTGCCTACGACCCGTACATCCGGGTGGAGGTGGAAGAGCAGGAAGAGGATGAGCCCAAGACCCCCGAGATCGAGGCGCTAATGCGCACTCTGGTCGCTAGCTTTGAGAACTATGTCAAGGCTTCCAAGAAAATACCTCCAGAGGCGGTGGTCTCGGTAGTGACTCTGGAGGACCCGGGGCGGCTAGCCGATGTGGTGGCTTCGCACCTCTCCCTAAAGCTGAGCGACCGCCAGGAGCTTTTGGAAGCCATTTCCGTGAAAGAGAGGCTGGAGATTCTCTGCCGCATTCTCTCCCAGGAGATGGAGATCTTGGAATTGGAGCGCAAGATCAACCTGCGGGTGCGCAAGCAGATGGAGAAAACCCAGAAGGAGTACTACCTGCGCGAGCAGATGAAGGCCATCCAAAAGGAACTAGGGGAGAAGGACGAGCGGGCTAGCGAAACCGAGGAGTTACGGCAAAAGATCGCCGAGGCCAAGCTGCCCAAAGAGGTAGAGGAAAAAGCCTTGAAGGAAGTGGAGCGTCTGGAGAAGATGCCGCCCATGGTAGCCGAAGCTACGGTGGTACGCAATTATCTGGATTGGCTGCTATCCTTACCCTGGAATTATCAGACCCGGGATCGGCTGGACATTGCCGCTGCCGAGAAGGTGCTGGATGAGGACCACTACGGCTTGCGGGAAGTGAAGGACCGAATCCTGGAATACCTGGCCATTAGGAAACTGGCCAAGAAGATCAAAGGTCCAATCCTCTGTTTCGTTGGCCCTCCGGGGGTAGGCAAAACCTCGCTGGCAAAGTCCATAGCTCGGGCTATGGACCGCAAGTTTGTGCGCATATCCCTAGGTGGTACCCGGGATGAAGCCGAGATTAGAGGCCACCGGCGCACCTATGTGGGGGCGCTGCCGGGCCGGATCATCCAGGGGATGAAGCAGGCTGGTTCCAAGAACCCGGTATTTTTGCTGGACGAAATTGATAAGCTGGGGACAGATTTTCGTGGCGACCCGGCCTCGGCCCTGCTGGAAGTCTTGGATCCGGAGCAAAACCATATGTTTAGCGACCACTATATTGAGTCGCCCTTTGATCTGTCCAAGGTATTGTTTATTACTACTGCTAACGTGGAGTACTCTATACCTCGGCCGCTCCTCGACCGCATGGAAGTCATCCGCCTTCCCGGCTATACCGAGGAGGAGAAGGTAAAGATTGCCGAACTGCACTTGATACCCAAGCAGATCAAGGAGCACGGGCTGAAGCCTAGCCAGCTTTCCATTTCCGAAAACGCCATTCGCAAGATCATTCGCGAATACACTCGGGAGGCTGGAGTCAGGAACCTGGAGCGGGAGATTGCCGCCATCTGCCGCAAGACCGCCCGGGATATTGTGGCCAAGAAGATCAAATCCCAAAAGGTAACCGCCAGCACGGTGGAGGTGCTATTGGGCGCTCCCCGCTACCGTCTGGGTCTGGCCGAGGAAGCTGATCAGGTGGGCGTGGCCACCGGCTTAGCAGTAACTGAAGCGGGCGGCGATATTCTTAGCGTGGAAGTGACGGTGGTTCCCGGTAAAGGCGGGTTCACCTTGACTGGCAAACTGGGCGATGTCATGAAGGAATCGGCTCAGGCTGGCCTAAGCTACGTTCGCTCGCGGGCGGACCAGCTGGGCATCGACAAGAACTTCCATGAAAAAAACGATATCCATATCCATGTTCCTGAAGGGGCTATCCCTAAAGATGGACCTTCGGCGGGTATAACCATGGCCTGTGCCCTGACGTCGGCCTTGACCGGGCGGCCGGTGCGGCGGGATACAGCCATGACCGGAGAGATTACTTTGCGCGGCCGGGTTCTGTCGGTAGGCGGCATCAAGGAGAAAGTGCTGGCTGCCCACCGGGCGGGAGCCAAGGTGGTCATCCTTCCCAAGGACAACAGCAAAAACCTGGAGGAAGTTCCGGCCAACATCAAGCGCAAGCTCAAGTTTGTCCTGGTGGAGCATATGGATGAAGTGATAGCCAATGCCCTTTACCCTGAGCCCAGCCAGGAGGAAGCTGACCGGGAGCGGGAACCTGCTTCTGCCCAGGGAGCAGAAATGGTCCAGCCCCAGCTGTAG
- the meaB gene encoding methylmalonyl Co-A mutase-associated GTPase MeaB, which translates to MDLLLGENLVGELLDGNRRALARVISLVENDAPEKERILAQLFPHTGRAHYVGFTGAPGAGKSSLVDKFTSHVRKLGLTVGIVAIDPSSPFTGGALLGDRIRMQEHALDEGVFIRSMGTRGSLGGLARSTKQVMKVLDAFGKDLVLVETVGVGQSELDVARAADTTVVILTPASGDAIQTLKAGIMEIADIFVVNKNDLPGAQEMVRDINAMLDLAPKRDWRPPVVATNALAGEGIDELYSAVEKHWQFLKQDGRGEQLRQERLQQEVLETAVGELREQLFRGLAVEPELQDLLNRVGQREIDPYTAAKEVLVHAGLGNRSR; encoded by the coding sequence ATGGATTTGTTGCTTGGGGAAAACCTGGTGGGCGAGTTGCTGGACGGTAACCGTCGCGCCTTGGCTCGGGTCATATCTTTGGTTGAAAACGATGCCCCCGAAAAGGAAAGGATCCTGGCCCAACTTTTTCCTCATACTGGGCGGGCCCATTATGTTGGTTTTACCGGAGCTCCTGGGGCCGGAAAGAGCTCCCTGGTTGATAAATTCACCAGCCATGTTCGCAAATTAGGCCTCACCGTGGGCATAGTGGCTATTGATCCCAGCAGTCCCTTCACCGGAGGTGCGCTTTTGGGGGACCGCATCCGTATGCAGGAACACGCCCTGGATGAGGGAGTCTTCATTCGTAGCATGGGTACTCGCGGCAGCCTAGGGGGGTTGGCCCGGAGTACCAAGCAGGTGATGAAGGTCTTGGATGCTTTCGGCAAGGACCTGGTGCTGGTGGAGACGGTGGGGGTAGGCCAGTCAGAGCTGGATGTGGCGCGAGCTGCTGACACCACGGTGGTAATCCTTACTCCGGCTTCGGGCGATGCCATCCAGACCCTCAAAGCCGGGATCATGGAAATCGCCGACATCTTTGTTGTCAACAAGAACGATCTTCCTGGCGCTCAGGAGATGGTGCGCGATATCAACGCGATGCTGGACCTCGCCCCCAAGCGGGATTGGCGCCCGCCGGTTGTTGCTACCAATGCTTTGGCGGGAGAAGGTATCGACGAGCTGTACTCGGCGGTGGAGAAGCATTGGCAGTTCCTCAAGCAAGACGGCCGGGGCGAGCAGTTACGGCAGGAGCGCCTGCAGCAGGAGGTGCTGGAGACGGCGGTTGGGGAGCTGCGGGAGCAGCTGTTTCGGGGCCTTGCGGTGGAACCCGAGCTACAAGATTTGCTCAACCGGGTAGGCCAAAGGGAAATTGACCCTTATACCGCCGCCAAGGAGGTTCTCGTCCACGCCGGCCTTGGTAACAGGAGCCGCTAG